In one Zobellia galactanivorans genomic region, the following are encoded:
- a CDS encoding outer membrane beta-barrel protein, which translates to MKHLITVCTAVLTSALSFGQMEVSLSSGYAIGSATMKLGERVSLSETENSYGSYGEGANVQIRGTYFFDDSFGVDLGIGYLQGSDQDISVVNLPNLQVDAVARARAFGASASVVYKFTNNVYGRFGALLKLGGKTEGVVYQKSVFNEEEASALGVPEGSYSETNYKEDFHGKFPLGFVGALGYKFNLSSHFSIFAEAEFYGISLKRKDSEIAEFNTNIVLPDGTVAVEGLYTLDNLPEDYSRKTTYVDNLSNTNTDTSKELSQKVPYSSFGLNFGITYKFKGGGKKE; encoded by the coding sequence ATGAAACATTTGATCACAGTATGTACAGCTGTTTTAACTAGCGCCTTATCTTTCGGACAGATGGAAGTTTCCTTAAGTTCCGGGTATGCCATCGGGAGTGCCACAATGAAACTGGGGGAAAGGGTGAGCTTGTCGGAAACGGAAAACTCTTATGGAAGTTATGGTGAAGGTGCCAACGTTCAGATAAGGGGGACTTACTTCTTTGACGATTCCTTTGGTGTGGATCTCGGTATTGGGTACTTGCAAGGAAGCGATCAAGACATTTCCGTTGTCAATTTACCCAATTTGCAAGTGGATGCGGTTGCCAGGGCCCGTGCCTTTGGTGCCTCGGCGTCGGTAGTATACAAATTCACCAATAACGTTTACGGGCGTTTCGGGGCTTTGTTGAAATTAGGGGGAAAGACGGAAGGTGTGGTGTATCAAAAATCGGTTTTTAATGAAGAGGAAGCCAGTGCCCTAGGTGTGCCGGAAGGTTCTTATTCCGAGACCAACTATAAAGAGGATTTTCATGGAAAATTTCCTTTAGGCTTTGTCGGTGCCCTTGGTTATAAGTTTAACTTAAGCTCCCATTTTAGCATTTTTGCAGAGGCCGAGTTCTATGGAATAAGCTTAAAACGAAAAGATTCTGAAATTGCGGAATTCAATACGAACATTGTCCTTCCCGATGGTACCGTAGCCGTAGAAGGATTGTATACCTTAGACAACTTGCCCGAGGACTATAGCCGTAAAACGACCTACGTAGATAATCTATCGAACACCAATACCGATACTTCAAAAGAGTTGTCGCAAAAAGTACCGTATTCTTCATTCGGACTTAATTTTGGAATCACCTATAAATTTAAAGGCGGTGGGAAAAAGGAATAG